The Juglans microcarpa x Juglans regia isolate MS1-56 chromosome 2D, Jm3101_v1.0, whole genome shotgun sequence DNA window CTGTTTGTACCCAGCAGAATTGTTTTCTCAAAGCTCATTATCTTTCTCTGTGTCCTGCTATGCTATTggcttttcagttttcacagGTTGCAGTATTCTCGGTCCAAGCTCCAAGCTCCAAGCTCCAGGCACCAATCTTTACGTCTCGAATTTCTCGTACGTTACGTGCCCGTCATCATGTTCACTTTGAAGGCCCCCCTAAGATTGCTTTTCTCTTCCTTGTCCGCCGAGACCTTCCTCTTGATTTTCTCTGGGGTGCCTTCTTCAAGGTTTCTTTTACCTCAAGATTATATGGttgtgataaaaaattataacagcaaaagaaaaaagCGGAAATCACGATATGGATCTCTAGAAACAGCGTAGTGTATTGTGATCAGAACACTGCTAAAAGCATATAAAATCAATTTCGAAAAATTCGACAGTTTGTTGTATATAAAATGTAAGAGCAGAGTTCCAGAAAATTATATGCTCCGTGAGGTTTTGatatgtttgttttgatttgtaTATCGTGAACTCTTTTACAGAATGGTGATGTTGCAAATTTCTCCATCTATATTCATTCAGAGCCAGGTTTTGTGTTTAAAGAGACGACTACAAGTTCGGCATTCTTTTATGGCCGACAGTTGAACAATAGCATTAAGGTACCAAAAGTTCGGCATTCTTTTACTTTGATGAACAACCAGAACTTGttcgtgttttgttttgattctcCCCAAACCACAGTTTGACTGCCAAGAAGAATGGAGGAAAATATTAGAAAACAAGGGTTGTGTATCGTGTTTTACATGACAAATTAATCTCCCATCAGTGTCCCAGTTGAATGAAATTTCTTGGGATCCAAACGGATCGAGTCACATGGAATGATTTTGTTCCAAAGTTTTCTCATGCTAAAATTTATTTGGGTATTCATATGGCAGGTAATGTGGGGAGAATCAAGTATGATAGAGGCGGAAAGCTTATTGCTTGaaaaagctcttaatgatgcATCCAATCAGAGATTTGTCCTTCTCTCCGATAGGTTGAATCTAgttttttgaacttatcaagttcGGTGCTACATTGCTAATGCTTCTATTTTGTGCGAAGACCTAAGCTGTTCGTGTAGTTTCTAATCCATtctgttgattttttatttttatttttatttactctctCTTGTGAACGACTGATTAGCAatatcacttttcttttttgactAACTGGATTTAGATGATACAATATTACCCTTTTATTAATTGCTTGTGATGCAGTTGTGTCCCTTTGTACAACTTCAGTTACATCTACAACATCGTGATGTCTTCTCCAAAAAGTTTTGTGGACAGGTAGTAAAAAGGAATTTATCTCCAGCAGAACTAGAATGAAATTCTTTATAGACATATTGCTTATACTCGTGTGGCACTCGGATGTTTCTGGCAAATATGGAACAAAGAGGGAATCTGAGTTTTATGTACTGTGTGACTGTTATAGCTTTCTTGATGTCAAAGATAATCGTTACAATTCCAAGATGTCACTGACTATACCAGAGAAGAATTGGCGAAAAGGATCCCAGGTTTTATATCTCCCctgttaatttatttctttcttcttaccAACAGTGACAATAAATGATGGGTATTGCAACTGATTAGAACGATATTTTTCACCCACCTAATGAACTTAAGAGTTACAAAGTTGAAAGTTGTTCATCACGGTCCTACATTTTGTATCAAAACTGTGCCTCTGAAATGCTGCTGCTCCATTTAAGCCACTGAGATTGATTCAAACACTTGACAAATTTGCTTGGACAAAAGCTTTCTTTTTGTAGTTATTAGTTTCGAATACCATCGACTATGAGATTTTGTCCATGTTTATTTCAGTGGGTCATTCTGATCAGAAGACATGCTGAAATAGTCGTGGACGATGATATTATTCTTCCTGTCTTCAGGGAATTTTGCAAGGTATGCAGGAAGACACCTTGTTGGGTCctatttcatattgtttcaaTCTGATAAAGTTGCAAGAAATTCTCTTCTTTAACAAAGCAATTAAGTTGGTCATGAATTTCTCTAACACAGTTCTATATCTACCATATAATGAAGAAAATCCAGTTTCTAGCTGAGTCGCTTGCCATTAGTTCAGTTGCTAAATTTGAGACAACTGACACTTCTATTAATGTCCTCACTTTTCAGCGATGGCCACCTATAGACTCAACCAAGGGAAGGCAACTTCTAGTAAGTGAATACTATTTGCACTTtcagatgaagaaaaaaaatagatgatttacCTCATGCCTTTTGAAAGGGCATACTACTGTACATGCCGCCTTTTATGCAAGCAGGATATCGAATTCAGATTTACATTTCCATGGCTGAAAGTTCAGAATCACCACGACTGTATCCCTGATGAACATTACGTGCAGACATTACTTGAAGTAAGCAATTCCTTTTCTTCTGTACATAAGTTATATTTGGATTGACCGTTCCATAAAAAAAGGTAGAATAGATTGTCATTACCAACTTTTCATTGAAAAATGTGTCTTTCATGGGCATAGATAAGCattgtgtcaattttttttctttagtttcccTTATTGGCATCATATggctgttttctttttctctggaAACAATCAGGAATAGAATTTTCATTTTGggcatttcattaaaaatattttgtttgtgtttcACATAAGATGAATGAGCTTGATGATGAACTTGAACGAAGGACATTGACCTACACTTCATGGGATCAGTCTGcaatgagagaggaagaaagctCTTGGCACCCTATCACGTTCCATTATGCAGATGCTGGTCctcaaaaaatcaaagaaataaaggTGAGTTCTCGTGCCAAGTTCAGTTCAATTTTAGGCACTTAAAGCATAAACCCACAATGTATTAGAAGGAGAATATTCCATATAAAAAGTCTGATTCTGCTTTATACGAATATTTGGATATAGAAAACATAGATGTCCTTGCAGTACTTGGTATATACCTGCAACTTGACAAATTATAATGCGTTAACTTGACCTATAAAATCCTTGTGCTCAGGGAATTGGTAATATGATAAAGCCAAACCAATCCGAGTCAATTATTATTTGCAACTTGTGCAGTGCCATGTTTACGTAGATGTAAACCAGCTACTACACTCCAGCTTGTAGTGTTCCTATGCGGTATGCCCGTTTTGACCATAAAGTTTGTCTGGTTGATCTTGATTAGTTTTCTTACCATTTTCTCACAGGATATCAACCATCTCTACTATGAATCTGAACACCATTTTCTCACAAGATATCAACCATCTCTACTATGAATCTGAACACCAAACTGAATGGTGCCAAATCCACTCCAATCTCACTCCATGTTTCTTATTTGCTAGAAAGTTCACTCGTGGGGCAGCCATTCGCCTTTTGAAAGAGGGATTGATTGGTTCCTATGATATAAATGAATTATCAAATACAACAACACCATGGATGGCTTCATTCACccggaaaagaaaaagtgaccAAGCTATGTAACTCTTGTAGCATTGTGAAGTGGCCTTCAGAAAATTTTGCAGAATGTTTTTAATCTAGCTCTACAAAGCAGTTTCTCATACCACGTGACTGTA harbors:
- the LOC121249309 gene encoding glycosyltransferase BC10-like — encoded protein: MLLAFQFSQVAVFSVQAPSSKLQAPIFTSRISRTLRARHHVHFEGPPKIAFLFLVRRDLPLDFLWGAFFKNGDVANFSIYIHSEPGFVFKETTTSSAFFYGRQLNNSIKVMWGESSMIEAESLLLEKALNDASNQRFVLLSDSCVPLYNFSYIYNIVMSSPKSFVDSFLDVKDNRYNSKMSLTIPEKNWRKGSQWVILIRRHAEIVVDDDIILPVFREFCKQDIEFRFTFPWLKVQNHHDCIPDEHYVQTLLEMNELDDELERRTLTYTSWDQSAMREEESSWHPITFHYADAGPQKIKEIKVNINHLYYESEHQTEWCQIHSNLTPCFLFARKFTRGAAIRLLKEGLIGSYDINELSNTTTPWMASFTRKRKSDQAM